From the genome of Acropora palmata chromosome 4, jaAcrPala1.3, whole genome shotgun sequence, one region includes:
- the LOC141879989 gene encoding uncharacterized protein LOC141879989 isoform X2, producing the protein MGQADAVQHSKRYYHVYSIEVNIAFLLLLCSQIEATDPAKKCLDNQFIVVRADGSTSCEDCGTCPEGQGLSHACGGHVDPNAMLTCVLCPGNTFSSRYDSSSCAPCSSCAEDQVVLQKCTSTQDIVCDNKCYGLDRYFDESGVCLPCSKCCGDGRDKVKDECKSKLGAASENLCAFNHSGSHCDESTTPTATNTSFTEMTRNATSTPNVTATPTQTSASGGSVASTSVSGRPASGHAQKTIMIVSIVLSTALVPICVMKIVTALRRKFSQSRGGNRDVETGPAEAGESSCLMQVSNTEYDANKGEEGKEEEGEGQGEGEENKEEEEEEDKELEEKDQQQHGQPMQGTCQNERTRKKVSKPLRDLVNHPSDYLSEICKRLDTPLTGVGYYEEVAKYYNFDMYTIRIFKDCQESPSKELISAIMAKYPKVTVEMFARVVAKQASREDVAELLRAFDRK; encoded by the exons ATG GGCCAGGCTGACGCTGTCCAACATTCCAAACGGTACTATCATGTATATAGTATTGAG GTTAATATTGCCTTTCTGTTGTTACTTTGTTCTCAAATTGAG GCTACGGATCCTGCCAAAAAATGCCTCGATAACCAGTTCATTGTGGTCCGTGCAGATGGGAGTACCTCATGCGAAGATTGTGGAACATGCCCTGAAGGGCAAGGATTGTCACATGCTTGTGGAGGACACGTAGATCCAAATGCAATGTTAACCTGCGTCCTTTGCCCTGGAAACACCTTCTCGAGCCGATATGACTCATCAAGCTGTGCACCCTGTTCATCCTGTGCAGAAGACCAGGTGGTTCTCCAGAAGTGTACATCGACACAAGATATTGTATGTGACAACAAGTGTTATGGCCTTGACAG ATACTTTGATGAAAGTGGTGTCTGTTTACCTTGCTCAAAGTGTTGTGGTGATGGTAGAGATAAGGTGAAGGATGAGTGCAAATCCAAGTTAGGAGCAGCATCAGAAAATCTATGTGCCTTTAACCACAGCGGTAGCCACTGTGATGAAAGTACAACCCCAACTGCAACAAATACAAGCTTTACAGAAATGACACGCAATGCCACTTCAACCCCAAATGTCACAGCCACACCAACTCAGACTTCTGCATCTGGAGGCTCAGTTGCAAGCACCTCTGTATCTGGAAGACCTGCAAGTGGACACGCTCAAAAAACCATCATGATTGTCTCAATTGTCTTGTCTACTGCTTTAGTGCCTATTTGTGTAATGAAAATTGTAACAGCATTAAGGAGGAAATTCAGTCAGTCGCGTGGAGGTAACAGGGATGTAGAGACAGGACCAGCTGAAGCAGGAGAGAGCAGCTGTTTGATGCAAGTGAGCAATACAG AATATGATGCCAACAAGGGAGAAGAAGGcaaggaagaagaaggagaaggacaaggagaaggagaagaaaacaaggaagaagaagaagaggaagataAAGAATTAGAAGAAAAAGATCAACAGCAG catggGCAGCCAATGCAGGGCACCTGTCAAAATGAAAGGACGAGAAAGAaag TCTCCAAGCCTTTGAGAGATCTTGTTAACCACCCTTCAGATTACCTGAGTGAGATCTGCAAACGTTTGGATACACCTCTTACGGGAGTTGGTTATTACGAAGAAGTTGCTAAATACTACAACTTCGACATGTACACAATACGTATCTTTAAAGATTGTCAGGAAAGTCCTTCCAAAGAATTGATTTCAGCAATTATGGCTAAATACCCCAAGGTTACAGTTGAGATGTTTGCTAGAGTGGTTGCAAAGCAAGCGAGTCGAGAGGATGTTGCCGAATTGTTGAGGGCCTTCGATCGCAAGTGA
- the LOC141879989 gene encoding uncharacterized protein LOC141879989 isoform X1, whose product MGQADAVQHSKRYYHVYSIEVNIAFLLLLCSQIEATDPAKKCLDNQFIVVRADGSTSCEDCGTCPEGQGLSHACGGHVDPNAMLTCVLCPGNTFSSRYDSSSCAPCSSCAEDQVVLQKCTSTQDIVCDNKCYGLDRYFDESGVCLPCSKCCGDGRDKVKDECKSKLGAASENLCAFNHSGSHCDESTTPTATNTSFTEMTRNATSTPNVTATPTQTSASGGSVASTSVSGRPASGHAQKTIMIVSIVLSTALVPICVMKIVTALRRKFSQSRGGNRDVETGPAEAGESSCLMQVSNTVAQKGLTSGLLVEEYDANKGEEGKEEEGEGQGEGEENKEEEEEEDKELEEKDQQQHGQPMQGTCQNERTRKKVSKPLRDLVNHPSDYLSEICKRLDTPLTGVGYYEEVAKYYNFDMYTIRIFKDCQESPSKELISAIMAKYPKVTVEMFARVVAKQASREDVAELLRAFDRK is encoded by the exons ATG GGCCAGGCTGACGCTGTCCAACATTCCAAACGGTACTATCATGTATATAGTATTGAG GTTAATATTGCCTTTCTGTTGTTACTTTGTTCTCAAATTGAG GCTACGGATCCTGCCAAAAAATGCCTCGATAACCAGTTCATTGTGGTCCGTGCAGATGGGAGTACCTCATGCGAAGATTGTGGAACATGCCCTGAAGGGCAAGGATTGTCACATGCTTGTGGAGGACACGTAGATCCAAATGCAATGTTAACCTGCGTCCTTTGCCCTGGAAACACCTTCTCGAGCCGATATGACTCATCAAGCTGTGCACCCTGTTCATCCTGTGCAGAAGACCAGGTGGTTCTCCAGAAGTGTACATCGACACAAGATATTGTATGTGACAACAAGTGTTATGGCCTTGACAG ATACTTTGATGAAAGTGGTGTCTGTTTACCTTGCTCAAAGTGTTGTGGTGATGGTAGAGATAAGGTGAAGGATGAGTGCAAATCCAAGTTAGGAGCAGCATCAGAAAATCTATGTGCCTTTAACCACAGCGGTAGCCACTGTGATGAAAGTACAACCCCAACTGCAACAAATACAAGCTTTACAGAAATGACACGCAATGCCACTTCAACCCCAAATGTCACAGCCACACCAACTCAGACTTCTGCATCTGGAGGCTCAGTTGCAAGCACCTCTGTATCTGGAAGACCTGCAAGTGGACACGCTCAAAAAACCATCATGATTGTCTCAATTGTCTTGTCTACTGCTTTAGTGCCTATTTGTGTAATGAAAATTGTAACAGCATTAAGGAGGAAATTCAGTCAGTCGCGTGGAGGTAACAGGGATGTAGAGACAGGACCAGCTGAAGCAGGAGAGAGCAGCTGTTTGATGCAAGTGAGCAATACAG TGGCCCAGAAAGGACTAACATCGGGTCTTTTGGTTGAAGAATATGATGCCAACAAGGGAGAAGAAGGcaaggaagaagaaggagaaggacaaggagaaggagaagaaaacaaggaagaagaagaagaggaagataAAGAATTAGAAGAAAAAGATCAACAGCAG catggGCAGCCAATGCAGGGCACCTGTCAAAATGAAAGGACGAGAAAGAaag TCTCCAAGCCTTTGAGAGATCTTGTTAACCACCCTTCAGATTACCTGAGTGAGATCTGCAAACGTTTGGATACACCTCTTACGGGAGTTGGTTATTACGAAGAAGTTGCTAAATACTACAACTTCGACATGTACACAATACGTATCTTTAAAGATTGTCAGGAAAGTCCTTCCAAAGAATTGATTTCAGCAATTATGGCTAAATACCCCAAGGTTACAGTTGAGATGTTTGCTAGAGTGGTTGCAAAGCAAGCGAGTCGAGAGGATGTTGCCGAATTGTTGAGGGCCTTCGATCGCAAGTGA
- the LOC141879988 gene encoding uncharacterized protein LOC141879988 translates to MGQDNTVKHCKLNYHLYILKVIAFLLVFGFHLEAADPAGKLCLDNQFIVDHPDGSTTCEDCGPCPAGQQHSHVCGGHIYPNASLVCERCPENTFSSHEDTSRCVPCSSCAEDQVVLQRCTATQDVVCDKKCSSHDRYFDESGVCLPCSKCCGDGRDKVENECKFKLGGALENACAFNQSGNHCDISTSNPTTATSNSREMTGDATSTLNVTSLTTLPLASGDLFPSTSVPGRSTSGFTPEGIVIIVLVVLLSIFFVTLFVKAREKCNHLRGGNSDVETGQSKETIAVAETGEAFGSRKDTAWEEDEEERKGSKEPLLRKLEPVQRACAEERLNKASKELVAAEGGRTSGLLDEGLDQEEHGVGEREESKGEEEEEDDQQQEHGKLLQGAYCSCQKEKKTEKVSKPLGDLYNDSSDFLKKVCESLDNPIPGLGSCEDVAKHYRYDVVTARSRFQTSPGGPSDALISAIIAQFPDETVESLASVVVKQTRRQNVAKLLREFDRK, encoded by the exons ATG GGCCAGGATAACACTGTCAAACATTGTAAACTGAATTACCATCTATATATCTTGAAG GTTATTGCCTTCCTTTtagtttttggttttcacCTTGAG GCTGCAGATCCTGCGGGAAAATTATGCCTTGATAATCAATTCATTGTCGATCATCCAGATGGGAGTACAACGTGTGAAGATTGTGGACCATGTCCTGCAGGGCAACAACATTCACATGTGTGTGGAGGACACATATATCCTAATGCAAGTTTAGTCTGTGAACGTTGCCCTGAAAACACGTTCTCCAGTCATGAAGACACATCTAGATGTGTTCCCTGTTCATCTTGTGCAGAAGACCAGGTTGTTCTTCAAAGGTGTACAGCAACACAAGATGTCGTATGTGACAAGAAGTGTTCTAGTCATGACAG ATACTTTGATGAAAGTGGTGTCTGTTTACCTTGCTCAAAGTGTTGTGGTGATGGTAGAGATAAGGTGGAGAATGAATGCAAATTCAAGTTGGGAGGAGCACTGGAAAATGCATGTGCCTTTAACCAGAGCGGTAATCACTGTGATATAAGTACAAGTAACCCAACTACAGCAACTTCAAACTCAAGAGAAATGACAGGCGATGCCACTTCAACCCTGAACGTCACCAGCTTAACAACTCTGCCTCTTGCATCTGGAGACTTGTTTCCAAGCACCTCTGTACCCGGAAGATCTACAAGTGGATTTACTCCTGAAGGAATCGTTATCATTGTTTTAGTTGTGCTCTTGTCTATCTTCTTTGTGACTCTTTTTGTAAAAGCAAGGGAGAAATGTAATCATTTGCGTGGAGGTAACAGTGATGTAGAGACTGGACAATCTAAAG AAACTATAGCTGTGGCTGAAACAGGGGAGGCATTTGGTTCCAGAAAGGACACTGCATGGGAGGAAGACGAAGAGGAAAGGAAGGGATCAAAAGAACCTTTGTTAAGAAAG CTGGAGCCAGTCCAGAGAGCATGTGCTGAAGAAAGGCTTAATAAGGCCAGCAAAG AATTGGTGGCTGCAGAGGGAGGACGAACATCGGGTCTTTTGGATGAAGGATTGGATCAAGAAGAACATGGTGTTGGTGAGAGAGAAGAAAGCAagggagaagaagaagaagaagatgatcAACAGCAGGAG cacgGAAAACTATTGCAGGGTGCATATTGCTCTtgtcagaaagaaaaaaagacagagaaag tgtccAAGCCTTTAGGAGATCTTTATAACGATTCCTCAGATTTCCTGAAAAAAGTCTGCGAAAGTCTGGATAATCCTATTCCAGGACTTGGTAGTTGCGAAGACGTAGCTAAACATTACCGGTACGATGTCGTCACAGCACGATCTAGATTTCAAACATCTCCAGGTGGTCCGTCCGATGCTCTGATTTCAGCCATTATAGCTCAATTCCCTGATGAAACCGTTGAGAGCCTTGCAAGCGTGGTCGTAAAGCAAACGAGACGACAGAACGTTGCCAAATTGCTGAGGGAGTTCGATCGCAAATGA